In the Natronobacterium texcoconense genome, one interval contains:
- a CDS encoding tRNA (cytidine(56)-2'-O)-methyltransferase, which translates to MNETSDVVVLRLGHRPGRDDRMTTHVGLTARALGADRVIFPDNAGGSLETVEDITDRFGGPFEAELTDSPKAIIRNWEGRIVHLTMYGERVQDVEDDVRGAHRGGEPLLLVVGSEKVSFDVYEEADWNVGVTNQPHSEVAGLAVFLDRLFEGEELEGEWEDADRRVIPMETGKRVEPADDADDQ; encoded by the coding sequence ATGAACGAGACATCGGACGTCGTCGTCCTTCGGCTCGGCCACCGTCCCGGCCGCGACGACCGCATGACGACTCACGTCGGCCTGACGGCGCGTGCCCTCGGCGCCGACCGCGTGATCTTTCCCGACAACGCCGGCGGCTCTCTCGAGACGGTCGAGGACATCACCGACCGGTTCGGCGGCCCCTTCGAGGCCGAACTGACGGACTCGCCGAAGGCGATCATCCGGAACTGGGAGGGACGGATCGTCCACCTCACGATGTACGGCGAACGAGTTCAGGACGTCGAAGACGACGTTCGAGGCGCCCACCGTGGAGGAGAACCCCTCCTGCTCGTCGTCGGGTCCGAGAAGGTATCCTTCGACGTCTACGAGGAGGCAGACTGGAACGTCGGCGTCACCAACCAGCCACACTCGGAGGTCGCCGGCCTCGCCGTCTTCCTCGACAGGCTGTTCGAGGGCGAGGAACTCGAGGGCGAGTGGGAGGACGCCGACCGTCGCGTGATTCCGATGGAAACGGGGAAACGAGTCGAACCTGCCGACGACGCCGACGACCAGTAG
- a CDS encoding amphi-Trp domain-containing protein codes for MSEKTKHKDEVPREEAADLLQELAREVRSEGTADVRVGNKTLTLTPGRTVDYTIKVEERSPMLGGDHEEVTVSLEWEVEEAETD; via the coding sequence ATGAGCGAAAAGACGAAACACAAGGACGAAGTCCCGCGCGAAGAGGCCGCCGACCTGCTACAGGAACTCGCTCGCGAGGTTCGCAGCGAAGGCACTGCAGACGTCCGTGTCGGGAACAAGACGTTGACGCTGACGCCGGGACGGACGGTCGATTACACGATCAAGGTCGAGGAACGGTCGCCGATGCTCGGCGGCGATCACGAGGAAGTCACCGTCTCGCTCGAGTGGGAAGTCGAAGAGGCCGAGACGGACTGA
- the tfe gene encoding transcription factor E — protein sequence MAFEDLLEDPVVQKYLHELVGPKGMPVAAAPPDGEVTDEELAEELDLELNDVRRALFILYENDLASYRRLRDEDSGWLTYLWTFEYENIPENLEEEMYRLYDALEQREEYERNHEFYLCEICSIRFEFGEAMDFGFECPECGSPLESMDNDRLIGSMHDRLESLEDELNIDADA from the coding sequence ATGGCTTTTGAGGACCTGCTCGAGGATCCGGTCGTCCAGAAGTACTTGCACGAGCTGGTCGGTCCCAAGGGGATGCCCGTCGCCGCGGCACCGCCGGACGGGGAAGTGACCGACGAGGAACTGGCCGAGGAGCTCGATCTCGAGTTGAACGACGTGCGACGCGCGCTGTTTATTCTCTACGAGAACGACCTCGCCAGCTACCGTCGGCTGCGCGACGAGGACTCGGGCTGGCTCACCTACCTCTGGACGTTCGAGTACGAGAACATCCCGGAGAACTTAGAAGAGGAGATGTACCGGCTCTACGACGCCCTCGAACAGCGCGAGGAGTACGAACGCAACCACGAGTTCTACCTCTGTGAGATCTGTTCGATCCGCTTCGAGTTCGGCGAGGCGATGGACTTCGGCTTCGAGTGTCCCGAGTGTGGGTCGCCACTCGAGTCGATGGACAACGACCGACTCATCGGATCGATGCACGACCGCCTCGAATCGCTCGAGGATGAACTCAACATCGACGCGGACGCCTAA
- a CDS encoding DUF2110 family protein, whose translation MVVLATKLYVEGDARERSLDSLRSLVDNEIGDLAVEYELGVRHDDFPSVTIEGDDATVARNVLREEFGEIVPDLEDGETYVGTLESWDEDGIVLDAGQPVRIPTDELGLGPGAPSQLRERYGLVQHMPLQFVYAADGDSRLADEERDRLYDWTRGDGRLNVNSATRAEVRATLNRAGHAQDYVTVERLGLLEQSVVCTEDTDPPGLLASVGEYLPAELRCVVP comes from the coding sequence ATGGTCGTACTCGCAACCAAACTCTACGTCGAGGGTGACGCCCGCGAGCGGTCGCTGGATTCGCTGCGCTCGCTCGTCGACAACGAGATCGGCGATCTGGCCGTCGAGTACGAACTCGGCGTTCGACACGATGACTTCCCCTCGGTGACGATCGAGGGCGACGACGCCACCGTCGCGCGCAACGTCCTCCGCGAGGAGTTCGGCGAGATCGTCCCCGACCTCGAGGACGGCGAGACCTACGTCGGCACCCTGGAGTCGTGGGACGAGGACGGCATCGTGCTCGACGCCGGCCAGCCGGTCCGGATTCCGACCGACGAACTCGGGCTCGGTCCGGGAGCGCCGAGCCAACTGCGCGAGCGATACGGACTGGTCCAGCACATGCCGCTGCAGTTCGTCTACGCCGCCGACGGCGACTCCCGGCTCGCGGACGAGGAACGCGACCGGCTCTACGACTGGACGCGCGGCGACGGCCGGCTCAACGTCAACAGCGCGACGCGAGCCGAGGTCCGCGCGACGCTGAACCGCGCCGGCCACGCCCAAGATTACGTCACGGTCGAACGACTCGGACTGCTCGAGCAGAGCGTCGTCTGTACCGAGGACACCGACCCGCCGGGGCTGCTGGCGAGCGTCGGCGAATACCTCCCCGCAGAACTGCGCTGTGTCGTCCCGTAA
- a CDS encoding DUF5803 family protein produces MNRRLVLASIAVVLLIGLAGCTTLFGGISDEELDREADYSDLQESDADVAIEIENGGLISSGEFRAVYDLNETEELSLYRSSFYRDEPLDVHSVRYWHPNGTEMTGSELEVDQSRSSTEIRVPDGNGTLAFSGGAGTRTFQLPAYVSGSYDVTLPEGYRTSNFLFGDVNPGGYDREIVDDQERLTWGEVDSTISLRYYLTRDITLFTGLIVVVLVLGGAGIAYYYYQVQRLQEQREELGLDVEMEDDSDDGPPPGLR; encoded by the coding sequence ATGAACAGACGCCTCGTTCTCGCCTCGATCGCGGTCGTCTTGCTGATCGGGTTAGCGGGCTGTACGACGCTCTTCGGCGGTATCTCGGACGAAGAACTCGATCGTGAGGCCGACTACAGCGACCTGCAGGAAAGCGATGCCGACGTCGCCATCGAGATCGAAAACGGCGGCCTGATCTCGAGCGGCGAGTTCCGTGCCGTCTACGATCTCAACGAAACCGAGGAGCTGTCGCTGTACCGGTCGTCGTTCTACCGCGACGAGCCACTCGACGTCCACAGCGTCAGGTACTGGCATCCGAACGGAACCGAGATGACGGGCTCGGAACTCGAGGTCGACCAGAGCCGCTCGAGTACCGAGATTCGGGTCCCGGACGGGAACGGAACGCTCGCGTTTTCGGGCGGTGCAGGCACCCGGACGTTCCAGCTTCCAGCCTACGTCTCCGGTTCCTACGACGTGACGCTCCCCGAGGGATACCGCACGTCGAACTTCCTGTTCGGCGACGTCAATCCGGGCGGCTACGACCGAGAGATCGTCGACGACCAGGAGCGATTGACCTGGGGCGAGGTCGATAGCACGATCTCGCTCCGGTACTATCTCACCCGCGATATCACGCTGTTTACCGGGTTGATCGTGGTCGTCCTGGTACTCGGCGGAGCCGGGATCGCCTACTACTACTATCAGGTCCAGCGGTTACAGGAGCAACGCGAAGAGCTGGGGTTAGACGTCGAGATGGAGGACGATTCCGACGACGGGCCGCCACCGGGACTCAGGTAG
- a CDS encoding chemotaxis protein CheW has translation MAELPDKLLGIDIDEDRDRKGRDSSDSDPEDEEDHVRAVTFRVGDHRLAVPVDAVRTTTELHDELTDVPRTPAAIDGVVDLRGEITAVIDPAVHFPPATVDDDSRRLLVFDHPDDQQAAAIRVDEVLQVESVPESQVYDEESVEASEFSGDVLEHPLVDALLERERRPESRGTDPVGGLETSEGRPDESVRSIESADNEADFAAEPVDTAGHAESVSGVDDAVDSRIVVEGIPLIDVDNLLLASGTRASPAPVR, from the coding sequence ATGGCGGAGCTCCCCGACAAACTGCTCGGAATCGACATCGACGAGGACCGCGACCGAAAGGGACGGGACTCGAGCGACTCCGATCCCGAAGACGAGGAAGACCACGTGCGAGCCGTCACGTTCCGGGTCGGCGACCACCGTCTCGCCGTGCCGGTCGATGCCGTCCGAACGACGACGGAACTTCACGACGAACTGACGGACGTTCCGCGCACGCCGGCAGCGATCGATGGGGTCGTCGACCTCCGTGGCGAGATCACGGCGGTGATCGACCCCGCCGTTCACTTCCCGCCGGCGACCGTCGACGACGACAGCCGGCGACTCCTCGTTTTCGATCACCCAGACGACCAGCAGGCAGCGGCGATCCGGGTGGACGAAGTTCTCCAGGTCGAGTCCGTCCCGGAATCACAGGTTTACGACGAGGAGAGCGTCGAAGCAAGCGAGTTTTCTGGGGACGTCCTCGAGCATCCGCTCGTCGACGCGCTGCTCGAACGGGAGCGCCGGCCGGAGTCGCGGGGAACCGATCCGGTAGGCGGGCTGGAGACGTCCGAGGGGCGACCGGACGAGTCGGTCAGGTCGATCGAATCGGCGGATAACGAGGCCGACTTCGCCGCTGAGCCGGTTGACACAGCAGGTCATGCCGAGAGTGTTTCGGGAGTCGACGACGCGGTCGACTCTCGGATCGTCGTCGAGGGGATCCCGCTGATCGACGTCGACAACCTCCTGCTGGCGTCGGGGACGAGGGCCAGTCCAGCACCCGTGAGATAG
- the cheY gene encoding chemotaxis protein CheY: protein MSTGVLIVDDSHFMRNLLRQILEEDYRIVGEASNGAEAVKLYKEHDPDIVMMDIVMPKCNGIKATAAIKKIDPGAQVIMCTSVGQREKMKLAVKAGADGYVTKPFEEPSVRKALTDVATV from the coding sequence ATGTCGACAGGGGTGCTCATCGTGGACGACTCACATTTTATGCGGAATCTACTGCGCCAGATTCTGGAGGAGGATTACCGCATCGTCGGTGAGGCGTCCAACGGTGCCGAAGCCGTCAAACTGTACAAAGAACACGATCCCGACATCGTCATGATGGACATCGTGATGCCCAAATGCAACGGCATCAAGGCCACTGCAGCCATCAAGAAGATCGACCCCGGCGCGCAGGTCATCATGTGTACGAGCGTCGGCCAGCGGGAGAAGATGAAACTGGCCGTCAAGGCCGGCGCGGACGGCTACGTGACGAAACCGTTCGAGGAACCGAGCGTCAGAAAGGCGTTAACGGACGTCGCCACTGTATGA
- a CDS encoding chemotaxis protein CheB — protein MTRTLVVDGSESTRTVLGNALADVGYEVELAASGRDALERIDTIDPDVVTLDATLPDVDVAEAIERIMTTNPTPVLLLCRDTENATTTDADAILEGVARDVVTSLEKPNGSMPDDAFVADVVETVADLATVDVPSLALAQTTATARATQSTATGTPSDDRNTGSIPVQGPTLREPTVVVGASTGGPKIAERLLERLPIDLEATVLVVQHMPATFTGRFAERLDAGSEYAVREASGAERVRPGEAVVAPGDADLEVVSHDDDGVSVRLEKGDCPRNVRPSIDVTMESAAQQVTGPLCGVVLSGMGCDGAAGIEAIADAGGHTIAQDEATSPVFGIPCQAIETGCVDEVVPGDALAGAIVDAVTVEPPHDQTAVTMDGETDD, from the coding sequence ATGACGCGCACACTCGTTGTCGACGGCTCGGAGTCCACGCGGACAGTCCTCGGCAACGCGCTCGCCGACGTCGGCTACGAGGTCGAACTCGCGGCGAGCGGACGAGACGCCCTCGAGCGAATCGATACGATCGACCCCGACGTCGTGACGCTAGACGCGACGCTTCCCGATGTCGATGTCGCCGAAGCGATCGAACGGATCATGACGACCAACCCGACGCCAGTTCTCTTGCTCTGTCGCGATACCGAGAACGCTACCACGACCGACGCGGACGCGATCCTCGAGGGAGTTGCACGCGACGTCGTCACCTCCCTCGAGAAGCCGAACGGATCAATGCCGGACGACGCGTTCGTGGCCGACGTCGTCGAGACTGTGGCCGACCTCGCGACGGTCGACGTCCCCTCGCTCGCGCTTGCACAGACGACTGCGACGGCGCGTGCGACGCAGTCGACTGCGACGGGCACCCCTTCTGACGACCGCAACACCGGATCGATCCCGGTCCAGGGTCCGACCCTCCGCGAACCGACCGTCGTCGTCGGGGCTTCGACCGGTGGTCCGAAGATCGCCGAACGGCTGCTCGAGCGACTGCCGATCGATCTCGAGGCGACGGTACTCGTCGTCCAGCACATGCCTGCGACGTTTACCGGGCGGTTCGCGGAGCGCCTCGACGCAGGAAGCGAGTACGCGGTCCGTGAGGCCAGCGGTGCCGAACGGGTTCGTCCCGGCGAGGCCGTCGTCGCACCCGGCGACGCCGACCTCGAGGTCGTGAGTCACGACGACGACGGCGTGTCCGTTCGACTCGAGAAGGGCGACTGTCCCCGTAACGTTCGCCCGTCGATCGACGTCACGATGGAGAGTGCGGCCCAACAGGTGACGGGGCCGCTCTGTGGTGTCGTCCTGTCCGGAATGGGCTGTGACGGTGCCGCGGGAATCGAGGCCATCGCCGACGCCGGCGGCCATACGATCGCCCAGGACGAAGCGACGAGTCCCGTCTTCGGTATCCCCTGTCAGGCGATCGAGACCGGCTGTGTCGACGAGGTCGTCCCTGGCGACGCGCTCGCGGGCGCTATCGTCGACGCCGTCACCGTCGAACCGCCACACGACCAGACAGCCGTAACCATGGACGGTGAGACCGATGACTGA
- a CDS encoding chemotaxis protein CheA yields MTDHWADFVRESEDRITELNNALLTLERHPDDEEAITDVFRIAHTLKGNCSAAGLEPASELAHAIEDVLDAVRGGDVDVSLALMDDVFEAVDDLERMIDDLDRYGEIETNSTETIATLRDHLEGPVAIERPSDAEIDAVLAGVEAPTDDDHEIYFVRISTTEIEEHVDDGRLVVEALIDAFELLGTAPSRQAIENGDYDGRFDAVFASPVGQSAIVSGLEPVDEVHDFELVAVTDRFEAIASSSEAAAGDEEITDLEPGTAPGDGIDTDQARELEVDDLLDEFDEFDDLDEMAEDVEGDDDLEAFEEMGDAGSFDDLLADVDDESETESEEPVDGSSDRDSSTAVDADAHPADEDGNVDDASEVFAELQEEVEMVGFDELQDELEELEFDEFDDEDEVGMDELLGEDAADDSFLEAEEPEREDDAEAVDEAVDADADREQDPDEDALESEISDEEQETEVDDEEQETEVDEEWLDLLPEAEVDDEAVSPEHEDGASEEAVEPESEPTPVESEANAETDPLEPESEPETTAESSDADVPGLEADDAADADTATNETVDSGDGDATTDTPAPATADRKADFRDEFDPEADDLTPEELVADLEQDPTSEDFGDERPEATFESDLETDVGFDDDRAAFDDEFDDVSLEDRQFGDVSLEEDGFDGSPTDSDEFGSFDTDLDQEVAAAFDGESELDTDDGFDDEPEIAEGNEPSTTAEGAEPGTDDDGETGGFHFESNLQEVPSDSSTANTGDVDTVDEPDRIDETEVIDEIDLEFESDDPFDSSPLADDPASETVDAGEKSAAIEPERVVDEPTLEIPDLTLPESTDRSRDDDQTEEIQSVRVDVDRIDELRTLVEGLVTTRVRLRNAAETGEDLSELDPELDDLSELTTALQETVMDVRLVPLETVVDRLPRVVRDVARDQEKDVSLEISGEDVELDRSILERIRDPLVHLVRNAVDHGIEPPEKREDAGKPREGTVEVTATRSRDRVTITVSDDGAGIDPETLRAEAVEDGILEESEAAEMDAETVYELAFHPGFSTAREVTDVSGRGVGMDVVKRTVENLDGSIRVDSDPGDGTTVTMTLPVSIAIEDVLFVECGDREFGLPTKVVQDIESPHAIETVDDRPVVVAGDDEYPVRWLDEEFDAVESTESERMLVRIRDDVRQVALGCDRVRGQQEVVVKPYEGFMGGVPGLSGATVRGRGTVVNILDVTTL; encoded by the coding sequence ATGACTGACCACTGGGCCGACTTCGTCCGGGAGAGCGAGGACCGAATCACGGAACTGAACAACGCTTTGCTGACTCTCGAGCGCCATCCCGACGACGAGGAGGCGATCACGGACGTCTTCCGGATCGCCCACACGCTCAAGGGCAACTGTAGCGCGGCCGGCCTCGAGCCCGCGAGCGAACTCGCCCACGCGATCGAAGACGTCCTCGACGCGGTCCGTGGCGGCGACGTCGACGTCTCGCTTGCCCTGATGGACGACGTCTTCGAGGCCGTCGACGACCTCGAGCGAATGATCGACGATCTCGATCGATACGGCGAAATCGAGACGAATTCCACGGAGACGATCGCCACGCTCCGTGACCACCTCGAGGGACCGGTCGCGATCGAACGGCCGTCGGACGCGGAGATAGATGCGGTCCTCGCCGGCGTCGAGGCGCCGACCGACGACGATCACGAGATTTACTTCGTCCGCATTTCGACGACGGAGATCGAGGAACACGTCGACGACGGCCGCCTGGTCGTCGAGGCGCTGATCGACGCGTTCGAGTTGCTCGGCACCGCCCCCTCCCGGCAGGCGATCGAGAACGGCGACTACGACGGTCGGTTCGACGCCGTCTTCGCCAGCCCGGTCGGACAGTCGGCGATCGTCTCCGGACTCGAGCCGGTCGACGAGGTCCACGACTTCGAACTCGTCGCCGTCACAGATCGGTTCGAGGCGATTGCGTCGAGTTCCGAAGCGGCCGCCGGCGACGAGGAGATCACGGACCTCGAGCCGGGAACGGCTCCCGGCGACGGGATCGATACCGATCAGGCACGGGAACTCGAGGTCGACGACCTGCTAGACGAGTTCGACGAGTTCGACGACTTAGACGAGATGGCCGAGGATGTCGAAGGCGACGACGACCTCGAGGCGTTCGAGGAGATGGGCGACGCCGGTTCGTTCGACGATCTGTTGGCCGACGTCGACGACGAAAGCGAAACCGAGTCCGAGGAGCCAGTCGACGGCTCGAGCGACCGAGATTCGTCGACAGCGGTCGACGCGGACGCCCACCCAGCCGACGAAGACGGGAACGTCGACGACGCCAGCGAGGTTTTCGCGGAACTCCAGGAGGAAGTCGAGATGGTCGGCTTCGACGAACTGCAGGACGAACTCGAGGAACTCGAGTTCGACGAGTTCGACGACGAAGACGAGGTCGGGATGGACGAACTCCTCGGCGAAGACGCTGCCGACGATTCGTTCCTCGAGGCCGAGGAACCCGAACGCGAAGACGATGCTGAAGCGGTGGACGAAGCCGTGGACGCCGACGCGGACCGCGAACAGGACCCCGACGAGGACGCCCTCGAGTCGGAGATCAGCGACGAAGAGCAGGAAACGGAAGTCGACGACGAAGAGCAGGAAACAGAGGTCGACGAAGAGTGGTTAGATCTCCTTCCAGAGGCCGAAGTGGACGATGAAGCTGTGAGTCCCGAGCACGAAGACGGGGCGAGCGAGGAGGCTGTCGAACCGGAGTCGGAACCGACACCTGTCGAATCGGAGGCGAACGCGGAGACCGACCCCCTCGAGCCGGAATCGGAGCCCGAAACTACGGCAGAGTCGAGCGACGCGGACGTGCCCGGACTCGAGGCAGACGACGCCGCCGACGCAGACACGGCTACGAACGAGACGGTCGACTCCGGGGACGGAGACGCGACGACGGATACTCCAGCACCTGCAACGGCCGACCGCAAAGCCGACTTCCGAGACGAATTCGACCCCGAAGCCGACGACCTGACTCCAGAAGAGTTGGTCGCCGATCTGGAACAGGATCCGACGTCCGAGGACTTCGGCGACGAGCGTCCGGAAGCTACATTCGAGTCCGACCTCGAGACGGACGTCGGATTCGACGACGACCGCGCGGCGTTCGACGACGAGTTCGACGACGTCTCGCTCGAGGACAGGCAGTTCGGTGACGTCTCGCTCGAGGAGGACGGATTCGACGGCAGCCCGACCGATAGCGACGAATTCGGGTCGTTCGATACCGACCTCGACCAGGAAGTCGCTGCCGCGTTCGACGGCGAATCGGAACTGGATACCGACGACGGGTTCGACGATGAACCCGAGATCGCGGAAGGCAACGAGCCGTCCACAACCGCCGAGGGCGCTGAACCGGGAACTGACGACGATGGCGAAACGGGCGGGTTCCACTTCGAATCGAACCTGCAGGAAGTCCCGTCCGACTCGAGCACTGCGAACACCGGAGATGTCGACACGGTCGACGAACCGGACCGCATCGACGAAACCGAGGTCATCGACGAGATAGACCTCGAGTTCGAGAGCGACGATCCGTTCGACTCGAGTCCCCTGGCCGACGACCCGGCGAGCGAGACGGTCGACGCCGGTGAAAAATCGGCAGCGATCGAACCGGAACGAGTCGTCGACGAACCGACCCTCGAGATTCCGGATCTGACGCTTCCGGAGTCGACCGACCGCTCTCGAGACGACGACCAGACGGAGGAGATACAGTCCGTCCGGGTCGACGTCGATCGGATCGACGAACTCCGGACGCTCGTCGAGGGGCTGGTGACGACGCGGGTCCGGCTTCGAAACGCCGCCGAGACCGGCGAGGACCTCTCGGAACTCGACCCGGAACTCGACGACTTATCGGAGCTAACCACCGCCCTCCAGGAGACGGTGATGGACGTCCGACTCGTCCCCCTCGAAACCGTCGTGGATCGACTGCCGCGAGTCGTTCGCGACGTCGCTCGCGACCAGGAGAAAGACGTCTCCCTCGAGATCAGCGGCGAAGACGTCGAACTCGACCGGAGTATCCTCGAGCGAATCCGCGACCCGCTGGTTCACCTGGTCCGGAACGCAGTCGATCACGGGATCGAGCCACCCGAGAAACGAGAGGATGCCGGTAAACCCCGCGAGGGGACCGTCGAAGTAACCGCGACGCGGTCCCGCGACCGGGTGACGATCACGGTCTCGGACGATGGGGCCGGCATCGATCCCGAGACGCTGCGGGCCGAGGCGGTCGAGGACGGTATCCTCGAGGAATCGGAGGCCGCCGAAATGGACGCCGAGACGGTATACGAACTCGCGTTCCATCCGGGATTCTCGACGGCCCGTGAGGTGACGGACGTCAGCGGACGGGGCGTCGGTATGGACGTCGTCAAGCGGACGGTCGAGAACCTCGACGGAAGCATCCGGGTCGACAGCGATCCCGGCGACGGGACGACCGTCACGATGACGCTCCCGGTCTCGATCGCGATCGAGGACGTCCTGTTCGTCGAGTGTGGCGACCGGGAGTTTGGCCTGCCGACGAAGGTCGTCCAGGACATCGAATCGCCCCACGCGATCGAGACGGTCGACGACCGCCCGGTCGTCGTCGCCGGCGACGACGAGTATCCCGTTCGCTGGCTCGACGAGGAGTTCGATGCCGTCGAGTCGACCGAAAGCGAGCGGATGCTCGTCCGGATTCGGGACGACGTCCGGCAGGTCGCGCTCGGCTGTGACCGCGTCCGGGGACAGCAGGAAGTCGTCGTCAAACCCTACGAAGGGTTCATGGGCGGGGTTCCAGGCCTCAGCGGTGCCACGGTCCGTGGCCGCGGAACCGTCGTCAACATACTCGACGTGACGACGCTCTGA
- a CDS encoding chemotaxis protein CheC translates to MTMKVDIRKLSFVNEMAKVGTNGVADNMSKLTGQDARMEVTKTNFIDVADLERQLDAEKRVGVRVRLQDPPHGHILILFPEESAKKITAIMLDDVVDDLSDVSGKMARSAVEEMGTMMANGFIDGWADVLGRVIDIAAPQLVYAPAGEVVTRTASLDGEDLALFFDSDLTVPSYQIEAEIYAFPDIEAFVELVNAIDVQTT, encoded by the coding sequence ATGACGATGAAAGTCGACATCCGAAAGCTGAGTTTCGTAAACGAAATGGCGAAAGTCGGGACGAACGGCGTCGCCGACAACATGAGCAAACTGACCGGGCAGGACGCCCGGATGGAGGTGACCAAGACGAACTTCATCGACGTCGCCGACCTCGAGCGACAGCTAGACGCCGAGAAACGCGTCGGCGTCCGCGTCCGACTGCAGGATCCGCCACACGGTCACATCCTCATCCTGTTCCCCGAGGAGAGCGCGAAGAAGATTACGGCGATCATGCTCGACGACGTCGTCGACGACCTCTCGGACGTCTCCGGCAAGATGGCCAGAAGCGCTGTCGAGGAGATGGGGACAATGATGGCAAACGGCTTCATCGACGGCTGGGCGGACGTCCTCGGCCGCGTCATCGACATCGCCGCACCACAGCTGGTTTATGCGCCCGCCGGCGAGGTCGTCACCCGGACGGCCAGTCTCGACGGCGAGGACCTCGCGTTGTTTTTCGACTCGGACCTGACGGTCCCGAGTTACCAGATCGAAGCCGAAATTTACGCGTTCCCCGACATCGAGGCGTTCGTCGAACTGGTCAACGCCATCGACGTCCAGACGACATGA
- a CDS encoding chemotaxis protein CheC, with the protein MKLDVNALGTFYRMAREGAGLAAGRLTHMTDVETQVGVTKLNFMRGGEIAREFDDSTTKVGVRVELDGAIEGHSVIVFDREDALRIVETIVSESDGEEFDEMTRSATTEVGLIMNSGFVDGWADVLESVIDVSTPEFVTGDSADRFFEDIDEAPDPDHEDDLALLFQSRIEAVDTEVSFSHYLFPTHDSMSTLLDRLRTSDGIPYDKLEGFDRMAEQGAEEIANTATTLTGIETSVEIRRLNFVSLETIPQSVPDERLVGVAFEFDGVPSGYLIFLFDERSAREIVDAMVPMTTDSRTDDDAETFDEMETSAITELGNIMASGFLDGWANVLDTTIDHSTPEFIHDIGAATVDPIVVQLGSRQEFAFVFDTVITADGRDFDCEVYAIPNEDDLERALNDLDVDRIEDAPTTAKFQEVDNT; encoded by the coding sequence ATGAAACTCGACGTCAACGCACTCGGCACGTTCTACCGGATGGCGAGAGAGGGTGCCGGCCTCGCCGCGGGGCGGTTGACACACATGACGGACGTCGAGACCCAGGTCGGCGTAACCAAACTCAACTTCATGCGCGGGGGCGAAATCGCCCGGGAGTTCGACGACTCGACCACGAAGGTCGGCGTTCGGGTCGAACTCGACGGTGCGATCGAGGGACACTCGGTCATCGTCTTCGATCGCGAAGACGCACTCCGGATCGTCGAAACGATCGTCTCCGAGTCCGACGGGGAGGAGTTCGACGAGATGACCCGCAGCGCCACGACCGAGGTCGGCCTCATCATGAACAGCGGCTTCGTCGACGGCTGGGCGGACGTCTTAGAGAGCGTCATCGACGTCTCGACCCCCGAGTTCGTGACCGGTGACTCCGCCGATCGCTTTTTCGAGGACATCGACGAGGCACCCGATCCCGACCACGAGGACGACCTCGCACTCCTCTTCCAGAGCCGGATCGAGGCCGTCGACACCGAAGTGAGCTTCAGCCACTATCTCTTTCCGACTCACGACTCGATGTCGACGCTGTTAGATCGACTCCGAACGAGCGACGGCATCCCCTACGACAAACTCGAGGGGTTCGATCGGATGGCCGAACAGGGCGCCGAGGAAATCGCAAACACCGCGACGACGCTGACGGGAATCGAGACGAGCGTCGAGATCCGTCGATTGAACTTCGTCTCGCTCGAGACGATCCCGCAGTCGGTTCCCGACGAACGGCTCGTCGGCGTCGCCTTCGAGTTCGACGGCGTCCCGAGTGGCTACCTCATCTTCCTGTTCGACGAACGATCGGCACGCGAAATCGTCGACGCGATGGTTCCGATGACGACCGACTCCCGGACCGACGACGACGCCGAAACGTTCGACGAAATGGAGACGAGCGCGATCACGGAACTCGGGAACATCATGGCGAGTGGCTTTCTGGACGGCTGGGCGAACGTCCTCGATACGACGATCGACCACTCGACGCCGGAGTTCATCCACGACATCGGCGCTGCAACGGTCGATCCCATCGTCGTCCAGCTCGGCTCCAGACAGGAGTTCGCGTTCGTGTTCGATACCGTGATTACAGCGGACGGCCGGGACTTTGATTGTGAAGTGTACGCGATTCCCAACGAGGACGACCTCGAGCGCGCCCTGAACGACCTCGACGTCGACCGCATCGAGGATGCACCGACGACGGCAAAATTCCAGGAAGTCGATAACACATGA